Part of the Shewanella eurypsychrophilus genome is shown below.
CTCCATATTGCAGCTTGCTGGAGATTGGTCTATTTTTTCACAGCGATTAAGCTCAAGCTTATAGGCTTTCTTTTTGATGGCATCGGCGAGTTCTGCGCAGCTCAAAGGGTTTTCATCACTCTCTTTGAAACAGAGTTTTTGTTTATACTCCTCACCTTTGTTACCAGCGACTAAATATTCCCAATCGTCACCCCAAGAGTTAATCGTCAGCGTATGTTCAATACCGTGCACATCTACTTTTATTTGTGGAGCAAGCTTAACGCCATAATCTAAGTGATTAACGGCATAAACTCTTAGATAACAAGCAGTGACAGCTTGTTCCTGTGTCTTGTCATCACTCATCCCTTTATGAGTAGGTGAAGATTCGACAATGACTTCTGTCACTGTATCAACTTGAAAGGTTACATCTTTCTGACAGCCTACTACAAAAATCATCATTAACAGTAGCGTAACAACCTCTAAGCTGATCATAACAAAGTGACTCTATTGTAATTATTTGTATCGGAGAATAACAGAAAACCTAGATAAGACTTCAACTATTACATTTACTTACAATGTGTCGCAGCTCGCTTTCTATGCTGCGTATTTACTATTTTTCAGTGGATATATTCGTGAATACAAATATAAGAAGCTAATGCTTCGAAGTTAACACTAAACCTAAGATGATCAGCCCTCTACATTATTACTTAAAAATAATTTACTACTTAATAAGTAGTAAAAACCATATTTTATGGAGCCTGCTTGGCCTAAGCCAAGGCAATAAATCAGCTCCTTGGCATTTTCATCAGATAGGACTAATTAACTACCTCTATCGTTATCTTATGTAGAATGTCACCAGGAAGCAGAGGTGTTGACTTTTGCTGCACATATTCATCAAACCCTGCACGATAATAATCTGATAAAGGGTGCCCAGACTGGCCACCTGGGATCGCCATGATAGCCTGTGACTCTAACCCAGGCTGCACGATAAAACGTTGCGATGCACCAAATGCACTTTTTTGTACCGCAGGCATAAAGCTGTCACCAAATCCCGGCGCTTCAGGCATATCCAAGAATGCACTCAGTAGCGGGACTTGTTTACTAAAAGGATGCTGAATTTTGAGTGCGTTCACCTTACCCCAGGCTAAGTCTGACAACTGGTTTGTATCACTGTGTTTAACTAGCAGGGCGTGAGTAGAATCCACGTAGGCCTGAATAACAAATGCATCCCAGCTGTTAAATTGTTCAGGTAACCAAGATTGGGGCTTATCTTCAATTAACTGCCACATCGCAGGTTCAAGGTAGCGCTTAACCGGAGATAAGGAAATCTCTAAAGATTTCAGACCTGTCTCGATAGGCGCAAAACTCATATCGATCAACCTCTGCCTAAAACTGCGCACTAAGGTATAGCCTACTGAATCCGCACAAGCGCACGCCTGCCAATCCCTAATGTGTTGAATATCTTTGGAGAAGCGTATTGGCTCCTTTGCGAGTAAAGTGATCAAATAGTTCTGCCAAGGCGATAAAAACTTGGCCTCATTGTCTAATTGCAGTTGATAGAAATCTTGCTCGGTAAATTGTTCAGACTCAAATAGCCGATCGCGAATTTGCTGACTTCTTGCACCTAAGGCATAACCACCATCCCCGAAACGATCTGACTCTGTAGCTGATATGACTCGAGAATTGGCCGACCAGAGCCGGCCGTGCTCTGGGTTAACAACCTGAGGCAGTAGAGGTTCATCTATGTGCCAGCGTTCTCCTTGATATTCATCTGGCACTTGAGCAATATTGGCTGGATTGGTTCTTGATGGGATTGCGCCAGCTGGTTTCCAGGCTGCATTACCGCTACTATCGACCAACATCATATTCTGCACCGGGATCCCGAAGCTTGTGGCTAGCTTTAAGCCTTCATCCACATTCGACACTGTTTCTAGGCCTATCAACTCCATATCGACGGCATAATCTTGATGAGCAACCCAAGAAAGCGCGTAATTTTGACCATTCACTTGCTTCACGGGGCCATATTTGGATAACTGGATCTGATATTCGACACTCGATTTAGAACCTGGCAGCTTCATCACTTCACGTGCAATTGATAACGGCTCATCGTCATCAATTGCGACCCAATCGGCAGTATCGATATAGGCGTTAGTGAAGCCCCATGCAACCTTGTTATTGGTGCCCACAACAATGGCTGGTGCGCCCGGCAGTGAAACACCGGTAACTTGTATAGGCTCACCAGTTTCCGAAGGGTAATTCAATTGCGCGCGATACCAGATGATAGGAACCGCAAATGAGAGATGCATATCATCCGATAACATAGCGCTACCACTTTTAGTCAAAGCACCTGTTACCGCCCAGTTATTGCTGCCTATATCTAAGGGTTCATCAATCGGGCTTACGAATGCGCTCGCAAGAAGTTGTGTCGCTAGAGCGGGTACTGCAACATCATCAAGAGGCAGCAAGCTTGAATCCAGCGCGGCTTGGTAGGGGCTGTTCTGAGTCACAAAAGCGAGCATATTTTTGCCATACAGCTTTTCAATTTGAGTTAACGCCATATCTCTCTTGACGGTATTACCTTGTAAATCAAGATACATACTATAAATAACCAGTAGACTATCAGCGGGTTGCCAAGCTTGTGGACGCGTACCTGTTAACAGGTATTCAAAAGAACGAATACTCTGCTCTGCCACTGCGGCATTAACGCCATTAGCATAAGCCTGTAATAGCAGTTTTTGTTTTGGCTCCATCTTAACGACCGTATTCTCGGCTCGTTTTCTTAACTGATGAAAACGGCGAGACTTATCTAGATTAAGGGCCTTCTCACCAAATATTTCAGCAAGCTCGCCAGCAGCGTTTCGCCTAATCAGATCCATCTGAAAAAATCGGTCCTGACCATGAACAAACCCCATAGCATAAGCGACATCTCGGCGATTACTTCCCTTGATAACTGCAGTGCCTAACCTGTCTCTCTCTATGGTGACAGACTCAAACAGCTGAGCACTATTAAGCTGCCCCGATAATTTAGGCAGACTCAAATATAGTCCGATATAAACAGTAAAGCTGAGGATGAAAGCTAAAGAAAGAGTTGAAACCAGGAGGATTTTTATTATTCTAGTCATCAAATATCGCCACGATATCCATTATCATGGCAATGACTATAACCTAAGTTACTGAGATGTTAACTAAATAATTTAAAGAAGAACAATTGACCAGAGTCGCATTTGAATCGACCCAATCAAACTAAAAAATGTTTGCAGCTCATCACTACATACACTGTGCAACGGCTCCCTTCTTAGTTGCTGCCATCACACAGCCTCGCTCGCTATCAGATGCAGCCTTACAATCAGACATCATGCTGGCACTATCTGGCGCCATACTGCCTAAAACCTTTCTAGCATGCTTTACGACATCGCCACACTTTTCGACAGGGATGGGATCATAGTTACTACAAGCACTGAGTAATAAAAAGATGATCACAGTAAAAAACAGCGTGGTGCGATTGATTTTGTCAATGGTTGAAAACTTAGGCATCGTTCTTCCTTAATCGCTAAATTTATTATGGCTAACGTGATTTTCTATCAATACAACTTGAAACAGATACTAGAAACTCTGGTCAGAAAAGGCACTTAGAAATAGTAGAAGATAAATTTGGATTTTGCACATTTTGTATTAATGATTTACTGCATTAGAATAGCTACTTCAAGTAATTACATAATCAATGGCAACGCTCTAGATATGGCAAAACCGAATAAGAAAGGTCCGACTCGGACTGTCGATATCTTCTGTGCTAAGTGCAAGACCCAGCTATTTAAATATCGTAAAGGGGGGAAAGGTGCCTTAGTGAAATGTTTTAAAGAGCGTATTGTCGACGATCACACTCAAACCCCCTGCCTCTGCCCGAACTGTGGACAGCTCTTCGCCAGAGATACCTTAGTAAGAGGCACACCAGCGTTAAAGATGATTGGTGGTAAGGTCACTTTTAAATGACCCCTTCCGTTATAGGAAACACCTGAGACCTATCATCTTATACGCTGCTGTTTATTTTCAACTTTAGTGTGCAGGCCTAATGTCACCTCGCAGCTGAGTATCGATGGAGTCTCTGATTGATGTGACCAGAAAGCTCAGAGATATAAGCGATATAGAGCCTGCTATTTTCTTTGCCCCAAAAGCTAAGACGACCTAGTCTCAACATACTTACTAAGCAAATATCCCAGCTGTAGGGCATACTGCACCGAACTGATGTATGCCGGTTAATAAAATCTGCGTTTGATCACAAAACTCTCAACAAGTTTACATTTCAGCATACATATCCCATATTTGCCCCTCCCAAGCAAAATCCTGCATAACATACTGTTATTAAACAAAATATAAAATATAAAAATCAACAAGTAAGCGGTGAGTAACAATTTAAAGCGCAATAGTTAAAACCTTTACCTCAACGATAAGCTTGCTATTCAACTAGAAAACACTCCTCACAATACCCATAAGTAATTATAAGTAATTGAAAAACACTAGTTTTATAAGTAAACACAATTTTATAAGTGCAAAGTTTTTTTTACATGTGTCAAAGCGTGAACGGGTGTTTACAACCTTGACTAAATGTAACAAACCTGTAAATTGCCAGTTAAGTTAGAGTGAGGCTTTAACTTGATAAATATAAAACTCAATTCAACTAGAAAATTGAGTACAAACATAACTAAGGGAATGAATATGATGCCAGTAAGCAGTTTATCAAAAGCTGTAAGGGTTGCTTTACTTGCGACTACTAGTACAGCGCTACTAGCAAGTACAAGCCTATATGCAGCAGAAGAAGAGCAAGTCATTGAACGTATTGAAGTGACTGGTTCTAAAATTAAACGTATCGGTTCTCTATCAGCTACTCCAGTAACGGTCATCACCGGTGCAGAGATGATGAATATGGGTATTACTAACGTCGCTGATATCTTGAACAAACTTCCATCATCTACAGTGGGGATTTCACCAGAAACCTCAAACAACACTATTTTTGCAAACGGTTTGAACCAGACCAGTTTACGTGGTCTTGGTAGTGACCGTACTCTAGTTTTAGTCAATGGTCGTCGCTTTGTCGCTGGCTCTAATGGTAGTTCAGCTGTTGATTTAAATACCATCCCAACAGCTATGGTTTCAAGAATTGAAGTTATTACAGGCGGTGCTTCTGCTGTTTATGGTTCAGACGCAATAGCTGGTGTGATTAACATCATCACACGTACGGACGTTGAAGGGGTTGAACTTGATGTTTCTTATACTCAACCAGAGCAAAGTGGCGGTGAAGAGAGTCAGTTCTCTCTTACAACCGGTGGCAGCTTTCTCGATGATAAACTATCTACAGTCTTTAACTTTACCTACGCAGAGCAAGCTGAGTTACGTAATACAGACAGAGATTTTTTAAATAACCCAGTTAATAGTATTTATAATCCTGAATGGGACTCTTCTCTTGAAGACGGTACACCAGCACGTATTCCATATATTGGCCGCAAACCTCTATCTTGGATCAGTGAACCAGGTACTTTCTTCGCAAATGACGGCGGCCAATACACTTTCGACAGTAATGGTGCCATGAAGGTATTTGATTATGGTGAAGGGTTGATCGAAGGACCAGGTAATAACGGAAACTATTGCGGCCCAGGCTGTGAAGGCTATGACCCTGTCGATTACGGTTTTGTAAGAACGCCACTCGAACGTATGGTGTTTACTCTAAACACAGATTATGAAATCGCTGAAGATCATACGCTATTTACTGAAATTACATATGTTGACTATCAGTCTAATGGTGAAAGTACACCAGTATTCCATACGCGTAACTATATTGAAGCCGATAACGCATTCTTGCCTGAAGAGACACGTCAGCTAATGTCTAACACAGGAATGGACTACTTTAACCTATATCGTATCGATACTGAGTTTGGCAATCGTACCTATAACCAAGATCGCGAAACACTGAGATTCCTAGTCGGTCTTGAAGGCGCGATTACCGATGAGTGGGAAT
Proteins encoded:
- a CDS encoding penicillin acylase family protein encodes the protein MTRIIKILLVSTLSLAFILSFTVYIGLYLSLPKLSGQLNSAQLFESVTIERDRLGTAVIKGSNRRDVAYAMGFVHGQDRFFQMDLIRRNAAGELAEIFGEKALNLDKSRRFHQLRKRAENTVVKMEPKQKLLLQAYANGVNAAVAEQSIRSFEYLLTGTRPQAWQPADSLLVIYSMYLDLQGNTVKRDMALTQIEKLYGKNMLAFVTQNSPYQAALDSSLLPLDDVAVPALATQLLASAFVSPIDEPLDIGSNNWAVTGALTKSGSAMLSDDMHLSFAVPIIWYRAQLNYPSETGEPIQVTGVSLPGAPAIVVGTNNKVAWGFTNAYIDTADWVAIDDDEPLSIAREVMKLPGSKSSVEYQIQLSKYGPVKQVNGQNYALSWVAHQDYAVDMELIGLETVSNVDEGLKLATSFGIPVQNMMLVDSSGNAAWKPAGAIPSRTNPANIAQVPDEYQGERWHIDEPLLPQVVNPEHGRLWSANSRVISATESDRFGDGGYALGARSQQIRDRLFESEQFTEQDFYQLQLDNEAKFLSPWQNYLITLLAKEPIRFSKDIQHIRDWQACACADSVGYTLVRSFRQRLIDMSFAPIETGLKSLEISLSPVKRYLEPAMWQLIEDKPQSWLPEQFNSWDAFVIQAYVDSTHALLVKHSDTNQLSDLAWGKVNALKIQHPFSKQVPLLSAFLDMPEAPGFGDSFMPAVQKSAFGASQRFIVQPGLESQAIMAIPGGQSGHPLSDYYRAGFDEYVQQKSTPLLPGDILHKITIEVVN